From Candidatus Binataceae bacterium, the proteins below share one genomic window:
- a CDS encoding acyl-CoA dehydrogenase family protein — protein sequence MDFTLSPKVEQYRKRISDFMDQYVYPIEKRVEEEMNVPGKEHTEPEILKEVRKKAKAEGLWNLFMPDEHYGKGLKVSEYAPLSELMGRSFIGSRAFNCMAPDTGNMEILADFGTPEQKKRWLEPCLEGTMRTCYSMTEPETAGSDPTQLATRAVREGDYYVINGHKWFTSNAIGSAFAIAMVVTDPKTEPHRRASQIIVPTDTPGFNIVRPVSVMGHTGGGGHCEVIYKDCRVPVTNLLGEEGGGFAIAQARLGPGRIHHCMRMIGVAERALELMCKRAATRFTHGSFLADKANVQQWIADSRIEIDATRLMVMHAAWKIDTVGKREARQEIAEIKVMAANMVMRVLDRAIQVHGAMGVSDDTPIARFWRDNRAMRIVDGPDEVHRMQIARREVRRWKQ from the coding sequence ATGGATTTCACGCTGTCGCCCAAGGTCGAGCAGTACCGCAAGCGCATCTCGGATTTCATGGATCAGTACGTCTATCCGATCGAGAAGCGCGTCGAAGAGGAAATGAACGTCCCCGGCAAGGAGCACACCGAGCCCGAGATTCTCAAGGAGGTGCGCAAGAAGGCCAAGGCCGAGGGGCTGTGGAACCTCTTCATGCCCGACGAGCACTACGGCAAGGGCCTGAAGGTTTCCGAATATGCGCCGCTGTCCGAGCTGATGGGCCGCAGCTTCATCGGTTCGCGCGCCTTCAACTGCATGGCGCCCGACACCGGCAACATGGAGATCCTCGCCGACTTCGGCACTCCCGAGCAGAAAAAGCGCTGGCTGGAGCCCTGTCTGGAGGGCACGATGCGCACCTGCTACTCGATGACCGAGCCTGAGACTGCGGGCTCCGACCCCACGCAGCTTGCGACCCGCGCGGTGCGCGAGGGCGACTACTATGTGATCAACGGCCACAAGTGGTTCACTTCCAACGCCATCGGTTCCGCGTTTGCGATCGCGATGGTGGTCACGGACCCCAAGACCGAACCCCATCGGCGCGCCAGCCAGATCATTGTGCCCACCGACACCCCGGGCTTTAACATCGTGCGCCCGGTGTCGGTGATGGGACACACCGGCGGCGGCGGCCATTGCGAGGTCATCTATAAGGACTGCCGCGTGCCAGTGACCAACCTGCTCGGCGAGGAGGGCGGCGGCTTCGCCATCGCCCAGGCCCGCCTGGGCCCTGGCCGCATCCATCACTGCATGCGCATGATCGGCGTCGCCGAGCGGGCGCTGGAGCTGATGTGCAAGCGGGCGGCGACGCGTTTCACCCATGGCAGCTTCCTCGCTGACAAAGCCAACGTTCAGCAATGGATCGCCGACTCGCGCATCGAGATCGACGCGACCCGGCTGATGGTGATGCACGCGGCGTGGAAGATCGACACGGTCGGCAAGCGCGAGGCGCGCCAGGAAATCGCTGAGATCAAGGTGATGGCGGCCAACATGGTGATGCGCGTGCTCGACCGCGCGATCCAGGTCCACGGCGCGATGGGCGTGAGCGACGACACTCCGATCGCGCGCTTCTGGCGCGATAACCGCGCGATGCGGATCGTGGACGGCCCCGACGAGGTCCATCGGATGCAGATCGCGCGGCGCGAGGTACGCCGCTGGAAGCAGTAG
- a CDS encoding TolC family protein, whose product MASQGDQMWSLYGFAEGISNARGESPRRRRALSPRVAALAAAAALIAARTAAAPPPALQAAGAIAPAASAGRASAQSFAPLGAEDRAPRLSGGLGAAPGVAPGPPDNAQATNATLSPPPANSQLDALVAEAMADSPLVVAARARWRAASKMPVQAATLPDPEVTLQEFTVGGPKPAEGYETSDFYYTGVGAEQEIPGPGKLRLAAAAASHQAESAHHQYLARQREVAERVRETYFNLFYGAKALAVFEASHADLVRIAEIAEAQYRLGIGRQQDVYRAQFQATELLKEIAAAREEIAAGQAALKALLGRDPDSGDIQIGEVTPSAMKASAPTIAAAAAGGSEELKAAQATEARDAAALELAHRGYWPDFRVGYMYQKTGPGFRDYFMLTFGAKVPLYFWRKQTPAIEQAAAEHEAAVTEVRAARLEALAQARAQLLALRTAERMLTIYREGLIPQAETAEAAALSDYRAGRVDFQTLLGAALDLLSARQSYWRTLADHEIAAARLHQIIGDAP is encoded by the coding sequence ATGGCGAGCCAAGGTGATCAGATGTGGTCGCTTTACGGATTTGCTGAGGGAATTAGCAATGCGCGCGGAGAAAGTCCGCGCCGGCGACGCGCGCTGTCCCCGCGCGTCGCCGCGCTTGCCGCGGCCGCTGCGCTGATAGCTGCGCGCACGGCGGCGGCGCCGCCGCCCGCGCTGCAGGCGGCGGGTGCGATAGCGCCCGCCGCAAGCGCCGGGCGGGCAAGCGCACAGTCGTTCGCGCCTCTAGGCGCGGAGGACCGCGCGCCACGTCTGTCTGGCGGGCTGGGCGCCGCGCCTGGCGTCGCGCCCGGCCCGCCGGACAACGCGCAGGCAACCAATGCCACGCTCTCGCCGCCGCCGGCCAATTCGCAGCTTGATGCGCTGGTCGCCGAAGCGATGGCCGATAGCCCGTTGGTTGTTGCCGCGCGCGCGCGATGGCGCGCGGCGAGCAAGATGCCGGTGCAGGCTGCCACGCTGCCCGATCCAGAGGTGACGCTTCAGGAATTCACTGTCGGCGGGCCCAAGCCGGCAGAGGGCTACGAGACCAGCGACTTCTACTACACGGGGGTCGGCGCCGAGCAGGAAATCCCGGGCCCCGGCAAGTTGCGCTTGGCTGCCGCCGCTGCAAGCCACCAGGCCGAGTCCGCTCACCATCAGTATCTCGCCCGCCAGCGCGAGGTCGCCGAGCGAGTGCGTGAGACCTACTTCAATCTTTTCTACGGGGCCAAAGCGCTCGCTGTATTCGAGGCCAGCCACGCCGACCTCGTCCGGATCGCCGAGATTGCTGAGGCCCAGTATCGGCTCGGGATTGGCCGCCAGCAGGACGTCTATCGCGCGCAGTTCCAGGCGACCGAGCTCCTGAAGGAGATTGCCGCCGCGCGCGAGGAAATTGCCGCCGGACAGGCTGCCCTTAAAGCGCTGCTTGGACGCGACCCCGACTCTGGCGACATCCAGATCGGCGAGGTGACTCCCAGCGCGATGAAGGCCAGCGCGCCGACGATCGCCGCCGCGGCCGCAGGCGGCTCAGAGGAGCTCAAGGCGGCGCAGGCGACGGAAGCGCGCGATGCCGCGGCGCTCGAGCTGGCCCATCGCGGCTACTGGCCCGACTTTCGCGTCGGCTACATGTACCAGAAGACCGGCCCGGGGTTCCGCGACTACTTCATGCTGACATTCGGCGCCAAAGTTCCGCTTTACTTCTGGCGCAAGCAGACGCCCGCGATCGAACAGGCGGCCGCGGAACACGAGGCCGCGGTCACCGAAGTGCGCGCAGCGCGGCTGGAGGCTTTGGCTCAGGCGCGTGCGCAATTGCTCGCACTGCGCACGGCCGAGCGCATGCTGACGATCTACCGCGAGGGTTTGATTCCCCAAGCCGAGACGGCAGAAGCCGCGGCGCTCAGCGACTACCGCGCGGGCCGAGTCGATTTTCAAACCCTGCTGGGCGCGGCGCTCGATCTGTTGAGCGCGCGCCAGAGCTACTGGCGCACGCTGGCCGACCATGAAATCGCGGCGGCCCGGCTGCACCAGATAATCGGTGACGCGCCATGA
- a CDS encoding efflux RND transporter periplasmic adaptor subunit, which produces MNTIAMVSRMTVSRIPMRAGRKRARPVLVAIALAASALAAVVACFVGAPDAGAQTPAATSAASAAPALAPVQIDARRRQLIGLRLATVVEAPLVDRIETTGTIVPDERLQGYVQTRFAGWIRRVFADQTYAYVRRGQPLFTIYSPDIASTEREYLLARRASTRLGSSPVEGVAAGAASLADAALDRLRQAGVPAREVARLQRSGTARQEVEIDAPMSGYVVERAALPNMYVQPETRLYTIAGLTDVWVYAALFQNRIAEVKAGDPVSVRIDSYPGEVFAGRVDFIWPAMDEATRTVKVRCVLPNPQRLLKPGMFVRAAIEPRLGRGLVIPDSGVLRTGMHDIVFVDRGGGNLQPVEVRLGPHLDGRFVVQRGLRAGQRIVSSANFLVDSESQLQAALGTFEPPPPGVGEAAEVPSASIELATEPSPPRKGDNQIRVTLRDAEGRAVNGAEVSLVFLMAAMPSMGMAAMRETATAREAAPGTYTAHVTLPSGGSWQVSIVARKGGATIAQRQLNIAVAGAMQ; this is translated from the coding sequence ATGAACACCATCGCGATGGTCTCCAGAATGACGGTCTCCAGAATTCCGATGCGCGCCGGGCGCAAGCGAGCCCGTCCGGTGCTTGTTGCCATTGCGCTCGCCGCGTCGGCACTTGCCGCCGTGGTTGCATGTTTCGTAGGGGCGCCGGATGCGGGCGCGCAAACTCCGGCGGCCACGTCGGCGGCGTCCGCCGCGCCCGCGCTCGCTCCGGTTCAGATCGATGCGCGCCGCCGGCAGCTTATCGGGTTGCGGCTGGCAACCGTGGTCGAGGCGCCCCTGGTCGATCGTATCGAGACGACCGGCACGATCGTTCCCGACGAGCGGCTTCAGGGCTACGTGCAGACCCGGTTCGCTGGATGGATCCGGCGCGTGTTTGCCGACCAGACCTACGCCTACGTGAGGCGCGGCCAGCCGCTCTTTACGATCTACAGTCCTGATATCGCGAGCACCGAGCGCGAGTATCTGCTCGCGCGCAGGGCTTCGACGCGGCTCGGCTCGAGCCCCGTGGAGGGTGTTGCCGCGGGAGCGGCTTCGCTTGCGGACGCGGCGCTCGATCGGCTGCGGCAGGCCGGCGTCCCGGCGCGCGAGGTCGCGCGGCTCCAACGCTCCGGCACGGCCCGCCAGGAGGTGGAGATCGACGCCCCGATGTCGGGCTACGTTGTCGAGCGCGCCGCCCTGCCCAACATGTATGTCCAGCCGGAAACCCGTCTTTACACGATCGCCGGGCTGACCGACGTATGGGTTTACGCGGCGCTGTTTCAGAACCGTATCGCGGAGGTGAAGGCGGGCGACCCGGTATCGGTGCGGATCGACAGCTATCCCGGAGAGGTGTTTGCGGGCCGCGTCGATTTCATCTGGCCCGCGATGGACGAGGCGACGCGCACGGTTAAGGTGCGATGCGTGTTGCCCAATCCGCAGCGCCTGCTGAAGCCCGGGATGTTCGTGCGGGCGGCGATCGAGCCACGGCTCGGGCGCGGACTGGTGATTCCCGACAGTGGTGTGCTGCGCACCGGCATGCATGACATCGTCTTCGTCGACCGCGGCGGCGGCAATCTCCAGCCGGTCGAGGTCCGCCTGGGGCCGCACCTCGACGGCCGCTTCGTCGTGCAGCGCGGCCTGCGTGCGGGTCAGCGAATCGTTAGCTCGGCCAATTTCCTCGTCGACTCGGAAAGCCAGCTCCAGGCTGCGCTCGGGACTTTCGAGCCGCCGCCGCCCGGCGTCGGCGAGGCTGCCGAGGTGCCGTCGGCGTCAATCGAGCTTGCGACCGAGCCCAGCCCGCCGCGCAAGGGCGACAACCAGATTCGCGTCACACTGCGCGATGCCGAAGGGCGGGCTGTCAACGGCGCCGAGGTTTCGCTGGTCTTCTTGATGGCCGCGATGCCCTCTATGGGGATGGCGGCGATGCGCGAAACCGCGACGGCACGGGAAGCCGCTCCGGGGACTTACACCGCGCACGTTACCCTTCCCAGCGGCGGTTCGTGGCAGGTGTCGATAGTGGCGCGCAAGGGTGGCGCGACGATCGCGCAGCGCCAGCTCAACATCGCAGTCGCCGGGGCGATGCAATAG